From one Dysidea avara chromosome 9, odDysAvar1.4, whole genome shotgun sequence genomic stretch:
- the LOC136267505 gene encoding collagen, type I, alpha 1a-like, producing the protein MISGVYPVKMQIHSLGSHGSTSSTGSSGSAGSSGSAGSAGSHGSAGSIPVVLMVLLVPVVLMVLLVLSLGSHGSTSSTGSSGSAGSSGSAGSNGSHGSAGSSGSAGFNGSPGSSGSNGYTGSSGSAGSVVPVVLMVLLVPVVLMVLLVLSRGSHGSTSSTGSTGSSGSAGSSGSAGSNGSAGSHGSAGSSGSAGSAGSHGSAGSNGSVVPVVLMVLSRGSHASTGSSGSAGSSGSAGSAGSHGSAGSSGSAGFNGSPGSSGSNGSRFSWFCWF; encoded by the exons ATGATTTCTGGTGTTTATCCTGTGAAAATGCAAATTCA ttcccttggttctcatggttctactAGTTCtactggttctagtggttctgctggttccagtggttctgctggttctgctggttctcatggttctgctggttcta ttcccgtggttctcatggttctgctggttccagtggttctaatggttctactggttct ttcccttggttctcatggttctactAGTTCtactggttctagtggttctgctggttccagtggttctgctggttctaatggttctcatggttctgctggctctagtggttctgctggtttcaATGGTTCtcctggttctagtggttctaatggttatactggttccagtggttctgctggttctgtagttcccgtggttctcatggttctgctggttccagtggttctaatggttctactggttct ttcccgtggttctcatggttctactAGTTCTactggttctactggttctagtggttctgctggttccagtggttctgctggttctaatggttctgctggttctcatggttctgctggttctagtggttccgctggttctgctggttctcatggttctgctggttctaatggttctgtaGTTCctgtggttctcatggttct TTCCCGTGGTTCTCATGCTTCtactggttctagtggttctgctggttccagtggttctgctggttctgctggttctcatggttctgctggttctagtggttctgctggtttcaATGGTTCtcctggttctagtggttctaatggttccaggttctcatggttctgctggttctag
- the LOC136267504 gene encoding secreted protein C-like: MVLLALMDLSSNGSSGSTGSSGSASSRGSVGSRGSNGSAGSSSSNGSAGSSGSAGCRGSNGSAGSNGSVVAVVLMVLSSNGSAGSSGSAGPRGSNGSAGSNGSVVPVVLMVLLVLVVLGSAGSSGSAGSNSTTGSAGSSGSAGSCGSHGSSGSNGSAGSNGSASSSGSTGSHGSAGSNDSAGSSGSASSNGSPGSDVSSGSAGSHGSGCFFPKLNCLFLSTLYRKLRNIFLAKGIEWLTAIIGGYRLLRNRELANFLCSELGAEILQTYESGSHGSAGSNGSSGSNSSAGSSSSCGFNGSAGCDGSTGSSGSAGFNGFSCSSGYKD; this comes from the exons tagttctaatggttcttctggttctactggttccagtggttctgctagTTCTCGTGGTTCTGTTGGTTctcgtggttctaatggttctgctggttctagtagttctaatggttctgctggttccagtggttctgctggttgtcgtggttctaatggttctgctggctCTAATGGATCTGTAGTTGccgtggttctcatggttct tagttctaatggttctgctggttccagtggttctgctggtcctcgtggttctaatggttctgctggctCTAATGGATCTGTAGTTcccgtggttctcatggttctgctggttctagtggttct tggttctgctggttctagtggttctgctggttctaatagTACtactggttctgctggttccagtggttctgctggttcttgtggttctcatggttctagtggttccaatggttctgctggttccaatGGTTCTGctagttccagtggttctactggttcacatggttctgctggttccaatgattctgctggttctagtggttctgctagTTCCAATGGTTCTCCTGGTTCTGATgtttccagtggttctgctggttctcatggttctgg CTGTTTCTTTCCCAAGTTGAATTGTCTGTTCCTCAGTACCCTCTACAGAAAATTAAGGAATATCTTTTTAGCAAAG GGGATAGAATGGTTGACTGCTATTATTGGGGGATATCGTTTGCTAAGAAACAGAGAGTTGGCCAATTTTCTTTGTAGTGAGTTAGGTGCAGAAATACTACAAACTTATGAAAG tggttctcatggttctgctggttctaatggttctagtggttctaatagttctgctggttccagtagTTCTTGTGGTtttaatggttctgctggttgtgatggttctacaggttctagtggttctgctggttttAATGGTTTTTCTTGTTCCAGTGGTTATAAAGATTAA
- the LOC136266740 gene encoding uncharacterized protein codes for MAKSQVKIIRKKTKYIDPKGEGPKKDPVKTIALVVLPQQRPFHKYLSEELREAYLSGEVKNMKAFFDYLSSTCITSGALDVDVYYHVMGMSRFFYLHWKGGFKMEDSLEAHELFFNGGMIDALFTVLTTSVANFEKLQGKNKALPYLTADILQDITGSQNQASKKICDSICANHTTELNEIIYDKFLCLKFTVMEHMTSLLLVTNLFVFKSGFEWFMSRNCSYLLNIACTHSFHLGCLLKETCIFNKLPRKFEKAIIQAHADIKDNIDLAINTIEGKKASFAHMYTRSFDTACGLNRFEELCALYYNHKFFSNLVARMLHFCPGCSMYPGRDHQGLQALTYATAHLIHLEKGQNLLLDTLPLKDRVPLPAIQTLQHVHVPLKEPKLSKVSVLGVIGCHALTSVEEPFPCTEAREIISILLTNRRKYAVVQSIGSEVLDIAHAACVVKSDTLIYNKKYIEALLECGGFIYSYHPCMRYPPYDLLMHRHMYDRYMPRMPRRLMEELGEKGILESSLEAAFLCCKFRYESKLGPLELNRNQLRAEKIYVRVKKYLDTETLESFRKCELLLNKALAICPLHAAAKLSAYYLDRAYCRIKLGQLTKAVHDCNRALMLAPKEFERVQWMRFKALYALSIFYPAWVDLWCLKDAFMNHPPPFFDEYKSYLKKLEYRLNLYKHSCPL; via the exons ATGGCTAAATCACAAGTAAAAATTATCCGTAAGAAGACAAAGTACATCGATCCTAAAGGCGAGGGACCAAAAAAGGATCCAGTTAAGACGATAGCTCTTGTTGTTTTACCACAACAAAGGCCATTCCACAAATATCTTTCTGAGGAATTACGG GAAGCCTATTTGTCTGGTGAAGTCAAAAATATGAAGGCCTTTTTTGATTACCTGTCATCTACATGTATCACATCTGGAGCATTAGATGTTGATGTATACTACCACGTTATGGGAATGTCAAGATTCTTTTACTTACATTGGAAAGGTGGCTTTAAGATGGAAGACAGTTTAGAGGCTCACGAACTGTTCTTTAATGGAGGAATGATTGATGCTTTGTTCACTGTGCTGACCACATCTGTTGCTAACTTTGAAAAACTACAAGGAAAGAACAAAGCTCTTCCTTACCTTACAGCTGACATATTACAAGATATTACGGGTAGCCAGAATCAAGCATCTAAGAAGATTTGTGATTCAATATGTGCCAATCACACTACAGAGCTGAATGAGATTATTTACGATAAATTCCTTTGTTTGAAGTTTACTGTAATGGAGCATATGACATCACTATTGTTGGTGActaatttgtttgtttttaaaTCTGGGTTCGAATGGTTTATGTCCAGAAATTGTTCCTATCTTTTAAATATAGCTTGTACGCACTCGTTTCATCTTGGCTGTCTTCTCAAAGAGACCTGTATTTTTAATAAACTGCCACGCAAGTTTGAAAAGGCCATAATTCAAGCTCATGCTGATATCAAGGACAACATTGATCTAGCCATTAATACTATAGAAGGAAAGAAGGCTAGTTTTGCGCACATGTACACCAGGAGTTTTGATACTGCCTGTGGCCTGAACAGATTTGAAGAGTTGTGTGCTCTCTACTACAATCATAAATTTTTCAGCAATCTTGTTGCAAGGATGCTTCATTTCTGTCCCGGATGTAGTATGTATCCAGGAAGAGACCACCAAGGACTGCAAGCATTAACGTATGCTACTGCCCACCTTATCCATCTGGAGAAAGGCCAGAATTTATTACTAGACACTTTGCCACTTAAGGATAGAGTTCCATTGCCTGCTATACAAACTCTTCAGCATGTTCATGTGCCGTTGAAGGAGCCAAAGTTGTCAAAAGTTAGTGTGTTGGGTGTTATCGGTTGTCATGCACTGACTAGTGTTGAAGAACCATTCCCCTGCACTGAAGCACGAGAGATCATTTCCATTTTGTTAACAAACAGGAGGAAGTATGCTGTAGTGCAGAGCATTGGAAGTGAAGTACTAGACATTGCACATGCAGCTTGTGTCGTCAAATCAGATACTTTAatttacaataaaaagtacattGAGGCTTTACTGGAATGTGGTGGTTTTATATACTCATATCATCCATGTATGCGTTACCCACCTTATGATCTATTAATGCATCGTCATATGTACGATCGATACATGCCTCGGATGCCACGTCGTCTTATGGAGGAATTGG GAGAAAAAGGAATTCTAGAAAGTTCATTGGAGGCTGCCTTCCTTTGTTGCAAGTTCCGTTATGAATCAAAACTTGGGCCACTTGAACTAAACAGAAACCAGCT GAGAGCTGAGAAGATATATGTGAGAGTAAAGAAATACTTGGATACAGAGACTCTTGAAAGCTTCAGGAAATGTGAACTGTTGTTGAATAAGGCTTTGGCTATATGTCCCCTACACGCAGCTGCAAAACTGTCTGCATATTATTT AGATCGAGCTTACTGTCGAATAAAACTGGGGCAGTTGACAAAAGCCGTTCATGACTGTAACAGGGCACTCATGTTGGCTCCGAAGGAGTTTGAGAGGGTACAGTGGATGAGGTTTAAAGCTCTGTATGCACTGTCAATATTTTATCCTGCCTGGGTTGATCtatg GTGCCTCAAGGATGCTTTTATGAACCATCCTCCACCATTCTTTGATGAATACAAGAGTTACTTGAAGAAGTTGGAGTACAGGCTAAACCTGTACAAGCACAGCTGCCCATTGTAG